The following proteins are encoded in a genomic region of Methanoculleus bourgensis MS2:
- a CDS encoding MFS transporter yields the protein MPATPDAVQRRTVLIIATLAAFLTPFMGSAVNIALPSIAAEFTLDAVSLSFVASSYLLGTAMFIVPFGRFADIYGRKLVFTLGVVVFTASALLSALATSGLALILFRFIEGMGSAMIYGTGVAMITSVFPPEERGRALGINVTAVYIGLSIGPFLGGYLTEFLTWRSIFLTNIPLGIYIIYQIRRHLAEEWADARGERFDIIGSVFYSAMLLAVMYGFSKLPEPGGIAAIIAGVVLAGVFYAWETRTPDPVLDIPLLASNRAFALSNLAALINYGATFAVGFLLSLYLQVVRGLDPGTAGLVLITQPVVQALFATPAGKLSDRVEPQYVASAGMALTTLGLALLTFLAPETPIPQIIASLVLFGFGFALFSSPNTNAVMTSVDRSLYGVASGMLATMRTTGMMFSLGVVTVIFAVLIGTTQIGAAVQAPFMTSLQVAFTVFTILCALGIPASLARGRVRG from the coding sequence ATGCCCGCCACTCCAGATGCCGTTCAGCGCCGGACCGTCCTCATCATCGCCACCCTCGCCGCGTTTCTCACCCCCTTCATGGGCTCGGCGGTGAACATCGCGCTCCCGTCCATCGCCGCCGAGTTCACCCTGGACGCCGTCTCGCTGAGCTTCGTGGCCTCGTCATACCTCCTCGGAACCGCGATGTTCATTGTCCCGTTCGGCCGGTTCGCCGACATCTACGGGCGTAAACTGGTCTTCACCCTCGGTGTGGTCGTCTTCACCGCATCAGCCCTGCTCTCGGCGCTCGCGACATCGGGGCTTGCGCTCATCCTCTTCCGGTTCATCGAAGGCATGGGGAGCGCCATGATCTACGGCACCGGCGTCGCCATGATCACCTCGGTCTTCCCACCAGAGGAGCGGGGGCGGGCACTCGGGATCAACGTCACCGCCGTCTATATTGGCCTCTCCATCGGGCCGTTCCTCGGCGGCTACCTCACCGAGTTCCTCACCTGGCGGAGCATCTTCCTCACCAACATCCCTCTCGGCATCTACATCATCTACCAGATCCGTCGCCACCTGGCCGAAGAGTGGGCAGACGCACGCGGGGAGCGGTTCGATATCATCGGTTCGGTCTTCTACAGCGCGATGCTCCTTGCCGTGATGTACGGGTTCTCAAAACTCCCGGAGCCTGGCGGTATTGCGGCGATCATCGCCGGCGTGGTGCTCGCCGGGGTCTTCTACGCCTGGGAGACCAGGACGCCGGACCCGGTCCTTGATATACCGCTTCTTGCATCAAACAGGGCATTTGCGCTCTCAAACCTCGCCGCTCTGATCAACTACGGCGCGACGTTTGCCGTCGGCTTCCTCCTCTCCCTCTACCTCCAGGTGGTCAGGGGGCTCGACCCCGGCACCGCGGGGCTCGTCCTGATCACGCAACCGGTCGTCCAGGCGCTCTTTGCCACCCCGGCCGGGAAACTCTCCGACCGCGTCGAGCCGCAATACGTCGCATCAGCAGGGATGGCGCTCACCACCCTCGGCCTCGCCCTCCTCACGTTTCTCGCGCCCGAAACCCCGATACCCCAGATCATCGCAAGCCTTGTCCTCTTCGGGTTCGGGTTCGCCCTTTTCTCCTCCCCGAACACCAACGCTGTCATGACCTCGGTCGATAGATCTCTCTATGGCGTCGCGTCCGGGATGCTCGCCACCATGCGGACGACAGGGATGATGTTCTCGCTTGGGGTCGTCACCGTCATCTTCGCCGTCCTCATCGGCACCACCCAGATCGGGGCCGCGGTCCAAGCCCCCTTCATGACGAGTCTCCAGGTGGCGTTCACCGTCTTCACCATCCTCTGTGCCCTCGGCATACCTGCCTCACTTGCCCGGGGCAGGGTGCGGGGGTGA
- a CDS encoding Orn/Lys/Arg family decarboxylase: MIWPCQDEFPRRGNPGVGRSGVLEHPRRPENQNILKSTPKSIIQEYDRMDYLEEFPVLIIDDELHSDTAEGRASREIVKELKSEDFPVIEALTARDGVHAFLSHPHTSCIIIDWELTPEAADGMLTAADVITLIRERNPKVPIFLNTEKLAISAIPLGVISRIDGYIWKLEDTPAFIAGHIKRAAKNYLADVLPPFFQGLMDYVEEYKYSWHTPGHMGGVAFLKSAAGRIFYNFFGENTLRADLSVSVPELGSLLKHSGVVGDAERKAAEVFGADRTYFVTGGTSAANKIVWLGTVTPGDVVLVDRNCHKSIMHAIIMTGAVPVYLIPARNEYGIIGPIRSREFRPEVIREKIRACPLIDDPAVQAVRLAAITNSTYDGICYSAERIEEQLRDVVPYLHFDEAWSAYARFHPLYAGRFGMHTPGEVGPTVFATQSTHKVLAAFSQGSMLHVRQGKGPVDHPRFNEAFMMFTSTSPQYTIIASLDVAARMMAGHSGKFLIEEAIEEAIVFRKKMVTVAEEIRASPLPEENYWWFTVWQPDCIMDQEAERPLGDADDLLLRNHAGCWLLDPNDTWHGFAGIEEGYAMLDPIKVTILTPGIRPGGSMEDRGIPAGIVTKYLRESGIVVEKTGYYSFLVLFTLGITKGKSGTLLAELFRFKALYDRNSPLEEVFPDLVREHPARYSGRGLSDLCQEMHGYLKDVSITDVVRAVYATLPEPAMTPAEAYRRLVRGEVAAVPASDIEGRTVAVMVVPYPPGIPVIMPGERCCPATRAIVDHLISLQEFDTLFPGFENEVHGVDVVTRDGQQVYYVYCVVE, from the coding sequence GTGATCTGGCCTTGTCAGGATGAGTTTCCGCGAAGAGGCAACCCCGGGGTGGGAAGGTCGGGTGTCCTGGAGCACCCCCGTCGCCCGGAGAACCAAAACATTCTAAAGAGCACCCCGAAGAGTATCATCCAGGAGTATGACCGCATGGACTACCTGGAGGAGTTTCCCGTTCTCATCATCGACGACGAACTGCACTCGGATACCGCGGAGGGGCGGGCGTCCCGGGAGATCGTAAAAGAGCTGAAATCCGAGGATTTCCCCGTCATCGAAGCCCTGACCGCCCGTGACGGGGTTCACGCCTTCCTCTCGCACCCGCATACGAGCTGCATCATCATCGACTGGGAACTCACTCCCGAGGCCGCGGACGGGATGCTCACCGCCGCAGACGTCATCACCCTCATCAGGGAACGTAACCCAAAGGTTCCGATCTTCTTAAACACCGAGAAACTCGCGATCTCCGCCATACCTCTCGGCGTCATATCCCGGATCGACGGTTACATCTGGAAGCTCGAGGATACTCCGGCGTTCATCGCCGGCCACATCAAGCGTGCGGCAAAGAACTACCTTGCCGATGTCCTCCCGCCGTTCTTCCAGGGGCTGATGGACTACGTCGAGGAGTACAAATACTCCTGGCATACGCCCGGGCACATGGGGGGCGTCGCGTTCCTCAAGAGCGCCGCCGGCCGGATCTTCTACAACTTCTTCGGCGAGAACACTCTCAGGGCCGATCTCTCGGTCTCGGTGCCTGAACTCGGGTCGCTCCTGAAGCACTCCGGTGTCGTCGGCGATGCGGAGCGGAAAGCCGCAGAGGTCTTCGGGGCTGACCGGACCTACTTTGTCACCGGCGGCACATCCGCCGCAAACAAGATCGTCTGGCTCGGCACCGTCACCCCCGGCGATGTTGTCCTCGTCGACCGCAACTGCCACAAATCCATTATGCACGCGATCATCATGACCGGCGCCGTTCCGGTCTACCTCATCCCGGCCCGGAACGAGTACGGGATCATCGGGCCCATCCGCAGCCGCGAGTTCAGGCCTGAGGTCATCAGGGAAAAGATCCGGGCCTGCCCGCTCATAGATGACCCTGCAGTGCAGGCGGTCAGGCTGGCTGCGATCACGAACTCCACGTACGACGGGATCTGCTACAGCGCAGAGCGGATCGAGGAGCAATTGCGGGACGTGGTCCCATACCTCCACTTCGACGAGGCGTGGTCCGCCTACGCCAGGTTCCACCCCCTCTACGCCGGGCGGTTCGGGATGCACACCCCAGGCGAGGTCGGCCCGACGGTCTTTGCCACCCAGTCAACCCATAAGGTCCTCGCCGCCTTCTCGCAGGGCTCGATGCTCCACGTCAGGCAGGGCAAAGGACCCGTCGACCACCCCCGGTTCAACGAGGCGTTCATGATGTTCACCTCCACCTCCCCTCAGTACACCATCATCGCCTCCCTCGACGTCGCAGCCAGGATGATGGCCGGGCACTCGGGGAAGTTCCTCATCGAGGAGGCGATTGAGGAGGCAATCGTGTTTCGGAAGAAGATGGTGACGGTGGCAGAGGAGATCCGGGCAAGCCCCCTTCCCGAGGAGAACTACTGGTGGTTCACCGTCTGGCAGCCTGACTGTATCATGGACCAGGAGGCAGAGAGGCCGCTTGGGGATGCGGATGACCTGCTTCTCAGGAATCACGCCGGCTGCTGGCTCCTGGATCCGAACGATACCTGGCACGGGTTTGCCGGCATCGAAGAAGGATACGCGATGCTCGACCCCATCAAGGTGACCATCCTCACCCCCGGGATAAGGCCTGGCGGGAGCATGGAGGACCGGGGGATACCGGCAGGCATCGTCACGAAGTACCTCAGGGAGAGCGGGATTGTCGTCGAGAAGACCGGGTACTACTCGTTCCTGGTCCTCTTCACGCTCGGGATCACCAAAGGTAAGTCGGGGACGCTGCTTGCGGAACTCTTCCGGTTCAAGGCGCTCTACGATCGCAACAGCCCGCTCGAGGAGGTCTTTCCCGACCTGGTGCGGGAACACCCGGCCCGGTATTCGGGGCGGGGGCTCTCCGACCTCTGCCAGGAGATGCACGGCTACCTGAAGGATGTCTCGATCACCGACGTCGTCAGGGCAGTCTACGCGACGCTGCCGGAACCGGCGATGACCCCGGCGGAGGCCTACCGCCGCCTGGTGCGGGGCGAGGTTGCGGCAGTACCAGCAAGCGATATCGAGGGGAGGACCGTGGCGGTGATGGTCGTGCCCTACCCGCCCGGTATCCCGGTCATCATGCCGGGAGAGCGATGCTGCCCGGCCACGCGGGCGATCGTCGACCACCTCATCTCCCTGCAGGAGTTTGATACGCTCTTCCCCGGGTTTGAGAACGAGGTGCACGGGGTGGACGTCGTTACGAGGGACGGCCAGCAGGTCTACTACGTCTATTGCGTCGTGGAGTAA
- a CDS encoding alpha-amylase gives MTGADSNPPVFSLGFDVHYPSQLNSGFRPEMAKGRRNLKDSYFNTDTKEDLGRVIDRSFQPVTEILLDLLDEGFRCAFGISGVVLEHLEEWYPDMLELLSHAATHQNAEVLAQTYYHSVAGLFVDPQEFVDELLMHRDLMKEHFSVVPTTFAHTDYPITPATAEALAGSGIGAAIIEGAAAERDPNHTYTYHGLPVLVTHCDLADDIAVRFPWREWDRWPLMADRYAEWISVSPGECVTLFLDYRIFGDIFRKETGILEFLRALPPALADVGVRTVHPSDVARIPPHGDIGETAGPTGPGNSQGYQRTILQQSALEALEAAGSLVTDREIWRYLLDTEHIRRMAMRSTACGRPLHAVSHQETYDYFASFMRILSHLEERSAASARSQRATLSLRCVPPESAFYFSSYDRPAGYAAHSLQELANMLEFTPDDVVRYHVERGDFYRWVDQVIGDAKLAKEIQDIEDRTRLRSAVQERIDTLWKRLR, from the coding sequence ATGACAGGCGCGGACTCAAATCCACCGGTGTTCAGTCTGGGGTTCGACGTCCATTACCCCAGCCAGCTCAATTCCGGATTTCGGCCTGAGATGGCAAAGGGAAGGAGAAACCTGAAGGATAGTTACTTTAACACGGACACAAAGGAAGACCTGGGACGGGTCATCGACCGTTCCTTCCAACCTGTGACAGAGATCCTCCTCGACCTCCTCGATGAGGGGTTCAGGTGTGCCTTCGGCATCTCCGGGGTGGTGCTGGAGCACCTGGAGGAGTGGTACCCGGATATGCTCGAACTCTTATCTCATGCGGCAACCCACCAGAACGCTGAAGTCCTCGCACAGACCTACTACCACAGCGTCGCCGGGCTGTTCGTCGACCCGCAGGAGTTCGTGGACGAACTCCTCATGCATCGCGATCTCATGAAGGAGCACTTCTCGGTCGTGCCGACCACGTTTGCGCATACCGACTATCCCATCACCCCGGCCACCGCTGAGGCCCTCGCTGGATCCGGGATCGGGGCGGCCATCATCGAGGGGGCTGCTGCAGAGCGGGATCCAAACCACACCTACACCTACCATGGCCTCCCGGTCCTCGTCACCCACTGCGACCTTGCCGACGATATCGCAGTGCGGTTTCCATGGAGGGAGTGGGACCGGTGGCCGCTCATGGCCGACCGGTATGCGGAGTGGATCTCGGTATCCCCCGGCGAATGCGTCACGCTCTTCCTCGACTACCGGATATTTGGAGACATCTTCAGGAAGGAGACTGGCATCCTCGAGTTCCTGCGTGCACTCCCGCCCGCCCTCGCCGATGTGGGGGTCAGGACCGTGCATCCCTCAGACGTCGCCCGGATCCCCCCGCATGGCGATATAGGAGAGACCGCCGGGCCGACCGGCCCGGGCAACTCACAGGGCTATCAGAGGACCATCCTGCAACAGTCTGCGCTCGAGGCGCTCGAGGCAGCCGGGAGCCTGGTCACCGACAGGGAGATCTGGCGCTACCTCCTCGATACCGAGCACATCCGGCGGATGGCCATGCGTTCAACTGCGTGCGGGAGACCGCTTCACGCCGTCAGCCACCAGGAGACGTATGACTACTTCGCCTCCTTCATGCGGATCCTCTCGCACCTCGAGGAGCGATCTGCAGCCAGCGCACGGTCACAGAGAGCCACTCTCTCGCTGCGCTGCGTCCCCCCCGAGTCAGCGTTCTACTTCTCGTCATACGACCGGCCGGCAGGCTACGCTGCCCACAGCCTCCAGGAACTCGCAAACATGCTTGAGTTTACCCCTGACGATGTCGTCCGCTATCATGTAGAGCGGGGGGACTTCTACCGGTGGGTCGACCAGGTCATTGGCGATGCGAAACTTGCAAAAGAGATCCAGGATATCGAGGACCGCACCAGGCTCAGGTCGGCAGTTCAAGAGAGGATTGATACCCTATGGAAACGCTTAAGATAG
- a CDS encoding glycosyltransferase family 4 protein, which produces METLKIAFFCWESLHSSFKVGGLAPAATHLAEHLAARGHEVHYFTRGAPGDATEINGVHYHYCLPFGDNIVEYCRTMCNMLTDAFRTCDTPAFDILNFHDWHLVEAMHTLRDRNTVLSFHSTEYGRHGGNFGGWWEFKEISGKEWYGGYIAKAVTTVSNSTKTEVMWLYNVPEWKVTVVPNGIDPEPFRIRVDPGEVKMQYGIHPLAPLVLFVGRLTYQKGPDLLVQAVPGILAKRWDVQFIFAGTGDMRGYLEGAAHGLPVQFPGYVSDTEHIRLLNACDLVAIPSRNEPFGLVLTEAWSAERCVVATDVGGLSENIDNYVNGIKVPVRPESIAWGIGHLIDDPAYMQKLGKAGRRKVMEKFRWDVVTERMLGVYRKVLSGNP; this is translated from the coding sequence ATGGAAACGCTTAAGATAGCATTCTTCTGCTGGGAGTCGCTCCACTCCTCGTTCAAGGTAGGCGGGCTTGCTCCGGCGGCGACTCATCTTGCCGAGCATCTCGCGGCGAGGGGGCACGAGGTCCACTACTTCACGCGGGGAGCGCCCGGGGATGCGACCGAGATCAACGGCGTCCACTACCACTACTGCCTGCCTTTCGGCGACAACATCGTCGAATACTGCAGGACCATGTGCAACATGCTCACAGACGCGTTCCGCACCTGCGATACCCCGGCGTTCGATATCCTCAACTTCCATGACTGGCACCTCGTCGAGGCGATGCACACCCTCCGCGACCGAAACACCGTCCTCTCCTTCCACTCCACCGAGTACGGGCGGCACGGCGGGAACTTCGGCGGCTGGTGGGAGTTCAAAGAGATATCGGGCAAGGAGTGGTATGGGGGCTACATCGCAAAGGCGGTTACAACCGTCTCGAACTCGACAAAGACCGAGGTGATGTGGCTCTACAACGTCCCTGAGTGGAAGGTCACCGTCGTCCCGAACGGGATTGACCCCGAGCCTTTCCGTATCAGGGTCGACCCGGGCGAGGTGAAGATGCAGTACGGCATCCACCCGCTCGCGCCCCTCGTCCTCTTTGTCGGGCGCCTCACCTACCAGAAGGGGCCTGATCTCCTGGTCCAGGCCGTACCCGGGATCCTTGCCAAACGCTGGGATGTGCAGTTCATCTTCGCCGGTACCGGGGATATGCGTGGCTACCTGGAAGGAGCGGCGCACGGCCTTCCGGTGCAGTTCCCCGGATACGTCTCCGATACGGAGCATATCAGGCTCCTGAACGCCTGCGACCTCGTTGCCATACCGAGCAGGAACGAACCCTTCGGACTCGTCTTGACCGAGGCCTGGAGCGCGGAGCGCTGCGTCGTCGCGACCGATGTTGGGGGTCTCTCCGAGAACATCGATAACTACGTAAATGGGATCAAGGTCCCCGTCCGTCCCGAATCGATCGCCTGGGGGATCGGCCACCTCATCGATGACCCTGCCTACATGCAGAAACTCGGGAAGGCCGGCCGCCGGAAAGTGATGGAGAAGTTCAGGTGGGACGTCGTCACTGAGAGGATGCTCGGCGTCTACAGAAAAGTTCTCTCCGGCAACCCCTGA
- the glgB gene encoding 1,4-alpha-glucan branching protein GlgB, which translates to MQQALPDITKTGSLITDYDVYLFRQGNHFRLYERLGSHPVVLEGTRGTFFAVWAPNAAEVSVIGDFNGWEAGKNPLAVRSEGSGIWEGFIPDVGHGALYKYHIRSRYNDYSVDKGDPFAYYWEIPPKTASIVWDLTYTWRDRAWMRGREENNSHDAPISIYEVHPGSWRKVPEEENRSLSYREAADKLADHMLDAGFTHVEFLPIMEHPFYASWGYQTLGYFAPTSRYGTPQDFMYLINYLHQRGIGVILDWVPSHFPADGYGLSYFDGTHLYEHALPGQRYHPEWKSYIFNLGRNEVRSFLVSSALFWLERYHADGLRVDAVSSMLYLDYARSAGEWIPNVYGGRENLEAIGFLRKVNDTVHANYPDVLVIAEEATSWPGVTAPTATGGLGFDLKWNMGWMHDTLDYFALDPVFRKYRPDLLTFSIWYAFSERYVLPLSHDEVVHEKSSLIGKMPGDEWRKRANLRLLLGYMFTHPGKKLLFMGAEFGQWSEWSHDAGLEWHLLEYPPHQGILQWVGDLNRLYRRLPALHERDADPGGFEWVDFSDVEKSIVSYLRRGHAADEVVLVSCNCTPVPRYGYRVGVPFGGFWEEVLNSDAVEYGGSGVGNMGGVEAEQVPAHGRPWSLPLTLPPLGVVIFAPEGV; encoded by the coding sequence ATGCAGCAGGCGCTACCAGATATCACAAAGACCGGGAGTCTCATCACAGATTACGACGTCTACCTCTTCAGGCAGGGGAACCACTTCCGCCTCTACGAGCGACTGGGATCGCACCCTGTCGTTCTCGAAGGCACGCGGGGGACGTTCTTTGCGGTCTGGGCACCGAACGCTGCGGAAGTCTCGGTCATCGGGGACTTCAACGGGTGGGAAGCGGGCAAAAACCCGCTCGCAGTCAGGAGCGAGGGATCAGGCATCTGGGAGGGGTTTATCCCTGACGTCGGCCACGGGGCGCTCTACAAGTATCACATCAGGAGCAGGTACAACGACTACTCCGTGGATAAAGGCGACCCGTTTGCCTACTACTGGGAGATCCCGCCAAAGACCGCATCTATCGTCTGGGACCTCACCTACACCTGGCGCGACCGGGCGTGGATGCGGGGTCGCGAGGAGAACAACTCGCACGACGCCCCGATCTCCATCTACGAGGTGCATCCGGGCTCGTGGCGAAAGGTGCCGGAGGAGGAGAACCGGTCACTGAGTTACCGGGAGGCGGCAGACAAACTCGCCGACCATATGCTTGATGCCGGGTTCACTCACGTGGAGTTCCTCCCTATCATGGAGCACCCGTTCTATGCCTCCTGGGGCTACCAGACGCTCGGCTACTTTGCCCCCACCAGCCGATACGGTACCCCCCAGGACTTCATGTATCTCATCAACTATCTCCACCAGCGTGGGATCGGGGTGATCCTCGACTGGGTGCCGTCTCATTTCCCGGCCGACGGCTACGGTCTCTCCTACTTCGACGGCACCCACCTCTACGAGCACGCTCTCCCCGGTCAGCGCTACCACCCTGAGTGGAAGAGTTACATCTTCAACCTCGGGAGAAACGAAGTCCGGTCGTTTCTTGTGAGCAGCGCCCTCTTCTGGCTTGAGCGCTACCATGCGGACGGGCTGCGGGTGGATGCGGTCTCCTCGATGCTCTACCTCGACTACGCGCGGAGCGCCGGGGAATGGATACCCAACGTCTACGGCGGGAGAGAGAACCTCGAGGCGATAGGGTTCCTCAGGAAGGTGAACGACACGGTCCACGCCAACTACCCTGATGTGCTCGTCATCGCCGAGGAGGCGACCTCCTGGCCGGGGGTGACCGCCCCGACCGCGACCGGGGGGCTCGGGTTCGACCTGAAGTGGAACATGGGCTGGATGCACGATACCCTGGATTATTTCGCGCTCGACCCGGTCTTCCGGAAGTACCGGCCCGACCTCCTCACGTTCAGCATATGGTATGCATTCTCGGAGCGCTACGTTCTCCCCCTCTCGCATGATGAGGTCGTCCACGAGAAGAGTTCGCTCATAGGGAAGATGCCCGGCGACGAGTGGCGGAAGCGGGCAAACCTCCGCCTCCTCCTCGGGTATATGTTCACGCACCCGGGCAAGAAACTCCTCTTCATGGGGGCTGAGTTCGGGCAGTGGTCCGAGTGGAGCCACGATGCCGGGCTTGAGTGGCACCTCCTGGAGTATCCTCCCCACCAGGGGATCCTCCAGTGGGTCGGGGACTTAAACCGCCTCTACCGCCGCCTGCCTGCCCTCCACGAGCGGGACGCCGACCCCGGGGGTTTTGAGTGGGTCGACTTCTCTGATGTGGAGAAGAGCATCGTCAGTTACCTGCGGCGGGGGCATGCGGCCGACGAGGTCGTCCTCGTATCCTGCAACTGCACCCCGGTGCCACGCTACGGCTACCGGGTCGGCGTTCCGTTCGGGGGGTTCTGGGAGGAAGTGCTCAACAGCGATGCGGTCGAGTACGGCGGGAGCGGCGTCGGAAACATGGGCGGGGTGGAGGCGGAGCAGGTTCCGGCGCACGGCCGGCCGTGGTCGCTCCCGCTCACCCTGCCCCCGCTTGGGGTTGTCATCTTCGCTCCGGAGGGGGTGTGA
- a CDS encoding DUF3536 domain-containing protein encodes MDRAICIHGHFYQPPRENPWLGEVEVQRSAAPYHDWNERVAAECYAPNTAARILDAEGVIVEVVNTYSRISFTAAPTLLSWLEQHRPGVYEAIIDADLESRERYAGHGSAIASCYNHLIMPLATREDKRTQIAWGVRDFAARFGREPEGMWLPETAVDIESLDLMAEAGIRFTILAPHQAGKVRAIGADGWTDVSGGRVETRMPYLCRLPSGRSIAIFFYNGAIARDVAFGDLLSDGRRFAGRLLGAFSRGGKRLELVHVATDGETYGHHRKFGEMALAYCLRAIEAQDDARLTVYGEFLAAHPPTHEVVIQERTSWSCTHGVERWRRECGCHSGAHPGWSQAWREPLREAVDMVRDTLAPRSAEALERLVHDPEKARDDAVDLVIGRWSDEAVETFLSRHAPRDLAPDERRRILALLEMGRQAMLMQTSCGWFFDDLTEPGSIQVMRHAGRAMELVRQTLGLDLEPAFIEILDRAPVNDPGYATGAAVYEALVRPAARDLARVGARSALYELFGLEPPAMYAVEGDWRYRLEDDSRRGRAGTVRVRSRVTGEEALYDLIALFAGMDRVLLGVREPGGDEVLRAAWEEVTGSGTIPGVFARVYTSPDLSDEERWATARQVLPGIGEAASAVYRDAAALIRVAEDLGIPAPGAVIRLMEHACNERLCAMLEEGCADPDRFGVLAGEMRAKNLRPDLAALGEAASRRIALSIGEAADRPADPAPLEEAVRIARCAKVFSLPLSLWESQNAAIGMLRHYGEMQRRAGEGDRNAERWAEAFRRAAACLGVRVT; translated from the coding sequence GTGGACCGCGCCATCTGCATCCACGGCCACTTCTACCAGCCGCCGCGGGAGAACCCCTGGCTCGGGGAGGTTGAGGTCCAGCGGTCCGCCGCCCCGTACCACGACTGGAACGAACGGGTGGCAGCGGAGTGTTACGCCCCGAACACCGCCGCACGCATCCTTGATGCGGAGGGCGTGATCGTGGAAGTCGTAAACACCTATTCACGGATCAGTTTCACAGCCGCACCGACGCTTCTCTCCTGGCTGGAGCAGCACCGTCCCGGGGTTTATGAGGCGATCATCGATGCCGACCTTGAGAGCCGGGAGCGCTACGCCGGCCACGGGTCTGCGATCGCCTCCTGCTACAACCACCTCATCATGCCGCTTGCGACCCGCGAGGACAAGCGGACCCAGATCGCCTGGGGGGTCCGCGACTTTGCGGCAAGGTTCGGCAGGGAGCCTGAAGGGATGTGGCTCCCTGAGACGGCGGTCGATATCGAGTCCCTGGACCTGATGGCTGAGGCCGGGATCAGGTTCACGATCCTCGCCCCCCACCAGGCCGGGAAGGTGCGGGCGATCGGGGCGGATGGTTGGACTGACGTCTCCGGCGGCCGGGTTGAGACACGGATGCCCTACCTCTGTCGCCTCCCCTCGGGCCGGAGCATCGCCATCTTCTTCTACAACGGTGCCATAGCCCGCGATGTAGCGTTCGGGGACCTGCTCTCAGACGGGCGGCGGTTCGCAGGAAGGCTGCTCGGGGCCTTCTCCCGGGGTGGGAAGCGCCTGGAACTTGTGCATGTCGCAACCGACGGGGAGACCTACGGCCACCACCGCAAGTTCGGGGAGATGGCGCTCGCCTACTGCCTCCGCGCCATCGAGGCACAGGATGATGCGCGCCTCACGGTCTACGGCGAGTTCCTTGCCGCCCACCCGCCCACGCACGAGGTCGTCATCCAGGAGAGGACGTCCTGGAGCTGCACCCACGGCGTCGAGCGCTGGCGGCGGGAGTGCGGGTGCCATAGCGGGGCGCATCCCGGGTGGTCGCAGGCCTGGCGCGAACCGCTCAGGGAGGCGGTCGACATGGTCAGGGATACCCTCGCCCCCAGGTCCGCGGAGGCACTTGAGCGCCTTGTCCACGATCCCGAGAAGGCACGGGATGATGCCGTCGACCTTGTCATCGGCCGGTGGTCCGACGAAGCCGTGGAGACATTCCTCTCCCGGCACGCGCCCCGCGACCTTGCCCCCGATGAGCGGCGGCGGATCTTAGCGCTCCTTGAGATGGGGCGGCAGGCGATGCTGATGCAGACGAGTTGCGGCTGGTTCTTCGATGATCTCACGGAGCCGGGGAGCATCCAGGTGATGCGCCACGCGGGCCGCGCGATGGAACTTGTCCGGCAGACGCTCGGGCTTGACCTTGAGCCTGCGTTCATCGAGATCCTCGACCGGGCCCCGGTGAACGATCCCGGGTATGCGACCGGTGCTGCGGTCTATGAAGCCCTAGTCAGGCCGGCGGCGAGGGACCTTGCCCGGGTAGGAGCGAGAAGTGCTCTCTATGAGCTCTTTGGGCTTGAGCCTCCCGCGATGTATGCTGTCGAGGGGGACTGGCGCTACCGGCTGGAGGATGACAGCCGGCGCGGTCGTGCCGGGACCGTCCGTGTGCGGTCCCGGGTGACGGGCGAGGAGGCGCTCTACGATCTGATCGCGCTCTTTGCCGGGATGGACCGGGTCCTCCTCGGCGTGCGCGAGCCGGGCGGTGATGAGGTGCTCCGGGCGGCGTGGGAGGAGGTGACGGGTTCCGGCACCATACCGGGAGTCTTTGCCCGGGTCTACACTTCGCCGGATCTCTCGGACGAGGAGCGATGGGCAACCGCCCGCCAGGTTCTCCCCGGCATCGGGGAGGCCGCCTCTGCGGTCTACCGTGACGCGGCGGCGCTGATCAGGGTGGCCGAGGATCTCGGTATCCCCGCGCCCGGAGCCGTCATCCGTCTCATGGAGCACGCCTGCAACGAGCGGCTCTGCGCGATGCTTGAAGAGGGGTGCGCCGACCCAGACCGGTTCGGGGTGCTCGCCGGCGAGATGAGGGCAAAGAACCTCAGGCCCGACCTTGCGGCTCTCGGGGAGGCGGCGAGCAGGCGGATCGCACTCTCGATCGGGGAAGCGGCGGACCGGCCCGCCGACCCGGCCCCGCTCGAGGAGGCCGTCCGCATCGCCCGGTGTGCAAAGGTATTTTCGCTGCCACTCTCCTTATGGGAGAGCCAGAATGCCGCAATTGGTATGCTCAGGCATTATGGGGAGATGCAGCGGCGTGCCGGAGAAGGTGATAGGAATGCAGAACGGTGGGCGGAAGCCTTCAGGAGGGCGGCGGCATGCCTCGGCGTGAGGGTGACATAA